The sequence AAGGAGGAAAAGTGGAAGAACTAAAGTTCAAAATTATACATGGCTTGGTGATAATCGGTTGCAGCTGAACAAAGCAAAACACTGAAGAAAATCGATACACGCCAGAAACTAATAAACTCACCCGAATCATTGTGCTTCTCTCTCTTTTCAATCTTGACAGATAACAAATTCGATTCTTCATCTGTAACCAAAGTTTTCCCTCCATTACTCGATCCACATTGCAAATTGGATCTTCTACCACCACTCTTCTTCTCCTTTCTCTGCTTACCCTTAACCAAGGGCCGGAGCGGGAAAACTCTGACCCCGTTCTCTTCCCCAAGAATTAAGAACCCAAACAAAATCCTAATTTCGAATATGGGGAAACAACAATCAATCACCGCACACTTCATGAGCTTCAAAGCCTCGGGGCCAACTTGATCACAAATCAATCTCACAGCAAAAACCCATATCTTAGAGTTGGAAACCGAGTACAGCGAGAAAACATTAATCCCACCAGACAATTTCATCGAAACCCCATGATCAGTATTAAACACCATACCTCCCTTACTCTGATCCCAGACCAAATCCCTGTGATTGGATAAAACCTTGATTTTCCCGAAACGGTCGTCCCGCAAAACGTAGAAGCGGAAGAGGGTGGATGAGGAAGGACGGAGAATAGGGGAGCACGTGAGGAAAAGGGTGGTGGCGGATTCAGGAGATGTTTGGAGGTGGAGGAAGGTGGCGGAGGAGGTGGGGGAAGGAATAAGGGTTTGTGGGGAGGGAAAAGATGAAAGACGCAAAGGATTAACACAAGGGTACAGAGAAAACGATGAATCAAAGTGGCGAAAGGCGAGTGAACTGGACTTGGAATCGTACATAAGGGATGATAGATGTGGGGTGGAAGTGTGAAGTAGCTTGGGAAGAGTTAACTGCCGGGCTTCACATGGCGGAGAAGACGATGACATAATAAACGGAATCCAAATCGGGATTCGGGATTGGTATTAACGAATGAGAAATTTGTATCAAGAAACAGATTTTGCTTTTGTCGGGGAAAAGGGTGGAATTGGGTTTGACGACGGCTGGGAGACGAGAAGACACTGTGAGAGTACTATGAGTGGCAGCGGCGCGGCGGTGGGCGTTACATGTACTTGAAGACCTCGGTTGGACAAACTAGGACTTAGGAATGTGTACTTCAACAAACGACATAGTAGATCCGACCATGGTTCATGGATCATTAATAGGTCACGGGCCGAgcagtttttattaaaaaaacccGAACCCGAGTTATTAATTTAGGGTTGGTTGTTTTCGTACAATGGAAGATAATTTTTATGCCTAAAATTTCGGAACCCGTCAattagggatggcaatttcctCCGAATCCATTGGAGGATCCGATATCCGACCCGAATAGAATAGGGTATGGAGAtatttttagacccgattaaataatttagtaaTCGGATATgaggattttcgggttcggctatggaggcgggtttgatataatccgacccacacccgacccgaatacccgtttaaattaatttatataaatataaatatatatgtatgtatatatatatatatagtaattatatttatttatattaaatattcatcagtcaatctaccgattttcggagttttcaatacatataatcataaatttgaaaattaaagaaaacgatgctttgtatattaaaagatatatatatatatatatacttattataaagcgtgaataaatttttttattgttcattgaaataattttttaaatattcataacttcattgaaacaatttaaatttaaaaaaattcaattgtatatgataattgggtatttgggtagtGTATgtgtatccgataatccgatggatATGTGGATGGGgatgaattaaataaatgagtATGGGtatggatgtatgaaatccgatgcataccctacccattgtcatccctaccGTCAATCTAACGCTACTCGGATTTTTTCTGGTATCTAAAAGTCATGTAGTTAATTTCCCATCTGGTTCGGTTAGTAAAAAAATTACTAGATTTTTTCGGATACCCGTCCCGACGCCCGCCCTATTCGAAATAAATAACTTGGAAGGACCAAATTTTTCCGACTCTTGACGGTAAGTGATGGTCCCTGTTATAGTTCCGATTATTTATCGCTTTTGTTTCCAATATAaccaataatttttaaaattttaatcttaaaTTTCATTTacaaagaattttaattaaatttaactctaaagattttttaacaaaaaaaactttCAAGACTTGAAATTTTGGAGTTAACTGTCATAAATATATTGaacttttaaatttgaaaaataaattagttttaGTTAATCTTAATCatacaaatttgaaataataagaAGTTTGGGattcaatttaaattataaGCTATCTATGCATCAACACAATgtttaagataaaaaaaattagttattttcaaaatttgggaaatgaatatgataatgataaGGGAGtacttatatttattaaaatagcattttgtaatttttttattaaatgaaaatagagttttttttttataattttaaagatatattttttatattttaaataaatattttaacatgacataaaaattagttattttaaatatctaaaCCTTACTAACATAttaagtataaaaaaataaaataaaatatagataGATCTAATAACACAACCCATTAATTTAGAACCGTTTAGTTGAAGGGAAAGGTCCGAAGTCCGAACATTGGAAATATGAACCCAATTAACCAAATCATTGACCATGGTCCCAATTCTAGGTCGAAATTCGAATCGAATCCGATTCAAAATTGGACCGTGGTTAATTCTGGACTCGAATACTAAGATATTTTGACAAGCTATTCCATCGTCTTATTCGCTAAGGATGGACTTTTCGGGATTAAGAACGTCAAGAAAGAGTTTTAAGCCTTTGGATTTCTTTTATTTACGGAGGGAAATTaagctttaaaaatttttttcgCAAACTTTTAAACAGtgggatatttttttatttaaaacttaaaatatttttctaaaaaactaTTTTTGCACATAAAATGAAGCTAGATGTTCAAACTTTCAGCTTAATCACGTTTAATTATAGTTTTTTCGCCTTTTTTTAAGACTATCTACGACATCAGTATTTTTgaatatgtttattttgagaTCATCGCATGAATCTATAATCAGAAAATATATGATCCCGAAtcatatttataatgaaaaataatatttttttttcacgaTTTGAATCGGATTGATGATCCGTcttataaaaatgatatgtttgaCGTActtacacattttttttaattttatatttaaaatctttaattcatATTTAACGAACGGAATGTTACAGTATTCAATTGACTTAATCACAATCAATACATGTTTATTCTTTCTAGTAGGGTTTAATTATAGTAAGAGTTGtaattttttcatgtatatttATCTCATAacgattttgaaaaaaaatcgtatatatattttttatttatgattttgattttatatgttatcaaatttatatACTAGTTAATCTAGACAAATATTCATTGATTtgatatgttatcaaatttatatactaattaatgTAGACAAATATTCATCAAATGATAAATTACATAGTCAAATATGatctatttcaaaatatttgcaaatacatagtaaaatgaaaaatttatctctatctatattaaaatataatagttatatattaataaaatttcagctcaataaataaatcatatacataactaaaatatattttatttatattaaattaaggTACAAGTCAGAAAAACCAAATAACCTATCGgaaaatttaaggaaaatttaAATCTAAACGTAGAAAATGTTGGTAATCGGAATAACTCACACATCAAGAAAATAGTGAGATTTTTCGTGTGCCATcgatatttcaaaaataatattttttcattgtctgcaactttcatatttaaatattttctaaatccaCGACGGATTAATAAACtagttcaaaaaattaaaacaatgattctatattatattatctatattcactttatataatataaataaaataaaatgccaAAAGCACATCACATACGtgtgcaaaaacaaaatgttgaTTAAAATGAGAAATAGGAAAAAGTGGGCATGAAATTAAAATACCAATCCCGAGGGGGGAAATTTGTAATTGTGCACGCGACACACCAAAAAATGAGAATGGGGCCCGCCACTTCCTCCAGGGACCAAAACAATAAATACGAGTCTCCTTACAACAGATCCGAGAAATGCGTTGATGCGTCTCCCACCCCCCTACTCGCTTCTCTCTCGCGTTTCATCCACGCGCGTCCCCATTTAAATCAAATGCTTTTgacatttaatttaaagcatGTCTATCTAGATCGACAAGTTCAGATTTTAGAACATATTTTCATATTCTAAACAATAACATGTCTCAAACTTGGAAGAGAAATTTCCAATCCACCCAAATGTAAAAAGATAAACTTGGATCCAAAACACATCCGGGGCCAACAAACTTAAGttaaattgtttatattttgaaataccCTTTTGATTTATGGCGTGTGTAATGATTGGAGCGTGGGAGCAAAGCAAGTGTTTCCACACAGCTCATATTTAACTTGGCATCTTTTTACACAGTACACTGTGCACTATACTAGTAGTAGCCCCCCTCCCTGTCCTGTCATTTCCACCACAATTCTGAATCATCACTCAGCCACCTCTGGATGTCCCCACTCTTGTTATCTTAACCAAATCTTATTATATTGCCCCAAACTACTATATAATCCATTTTTCATCCCCTGTTCTTGTGCTTTGGGGAAACAGTAAAGAGTACCTTTTTGCTATATATTTCACGCTTCTACTTTGGCTCAAGAATCGATCTTTTTGAATGAGGAGTTGAGGGTGGTGATTTGGGGTGTTTGCTGTTTAGAAAATGGTGAAGAGATGAAGGAGAGACAGAGGTGGCAGCCGGAAGAAGATGCACTTCTCCGCGCCTATGTCAAGCAATACGGTCCTAAGGAATGGAATCTCATCTCGCAGAAAATGGGGAAGCCTCTTGATAGGGACCCGAAATCTTGTCTCGAGAGGTGGAAGAATTACCTCAAGCCTGGGATAAAGAAGGGTTCGCTGACCCCGGAGGAGCAGAGTCTGGTCATTTCTCTGCAGGCCAAGTACGGGAACAAGTGGAAGAAGATCGCCGCAGAGGTGCCCGGCCGCACAGCCAAGCGTCTGGGGAAGTGGTGGGAGGTGTTCAAGGAGAAGCAGCTGAAGCAGCTGCAGAAGTCGCAGAAGGGTAATCAGGATTACGGCAACCCCCCCGCTGTATCCGTCGCGAACGGCAGTGTGTCGCCGGAGAAAGCCGCTCAGGGGAAGTACGACCATATCTTGGAGACCTTTGCGGAGAAATACGTGCAGCCGAAGCTTTTCGCTTATCAGTCTCCTTCCACTATTCTTATGCCTGGGACTCTCCCGCTTCCCGAACCACCACCGATTCTCTCCCTCGGATCCGCTGCGGCGGCGGCCACAGATACCGACCCGGTGAATCCCGTTTCCGGAACAGGAGCTGGGCTTCCGCCGTGGATGAATATGAACAATACGCCGACAACAACGTCCTCTCTGACATCAACTTCCTCCACTCCATCTCCATCCGTGAGCCTGACGCTCTCGCCTTCCGAACCGGCGGTCCTCGAACCGGCCCACCCGGATACGGTCATCCAGTCCCAGTTCTTCCCGGTTCAGCAGATGGGCACCTTGATCCAACTCTGCAAAGACCTAGAAGAGGGGAAAGAAAACTGGATGCGGCACAAGAAAGAAGCGACGTGGAGACTGAACAGGCTGGAGCAGCAGCTGGAGTCCGAGAAGGGGCGGCGGAGGAGGGAGAAGACCGAGGAGATAGAGGAGAGGATAAGATGCATGAGGGAGGAGGAAACAACATTCTTGAGCAGAATGGAGGGGGAGTACAGGGAGCAACTGAACGCATTACAGAGGGACGCTGAAGCTAAAGAGGCGAGGCTAATGGAAGCATGGTGCAGCAAACACTTGAAGCTGGAGAAGGTGCTGGAGCAAATCGGGATACATGCTTCTAATGGGTTTCTCCACAATGCCCCATAAATGAGAGAAGATTTTGTACTTTGCAGTCCCAATCATCATGATTATCAGATTTTGATACGCTGTGTTTTATAGGATTTGAACAGTTGCGATATGTTCCTACAAGTCTTGTGATGAAATCGTATATTATGAGATATGTAATAAAATCACTTTATGTCACAATGTGAATTGATCTGCTGTAATGGAAATTTGCTTGGAGTTTGTATTGTCGTTAAAGAATTTGATACAGTGagataaacatttaaatataattagatgTGAAATTTTCTCAACAAGTCGTTGTAGTATAGTGGTGAGTATTCCCGCCTGTCACGCGGGTGACCCGGGTTCGATCCCCGGCAACGGCGAAATTTTTTAAACGAGAAAATGGGTCTTATCAATCACTTCAGCGGCTAACCTTTAAGCCAAAACACACACAATCTCTTTTACACTAATCAGTTTGCTctcttcaaaataatatttgagttataaatattatattattaaccataatataaatttattatttattaattttgtcttgtaataataagaattttattatcaacccattttcaaaaaacataaaataataatacatatacattttgattgttaaaatcactagtatttttaaataattttaatcatatgGTATTTAAATGCAACATATTTTGGAACTTCTCCCAATGGAATCattttttgatgaaatattaatataaaaaatgaaaattcagtAAAAGATAtaaccaataaaaattttaagtgaaCATGTTGTAAGGGACTAGTGATCAAATATTGATCTTGAAAATTTCAACAATAGaacataaattatataaattccTAATCGACGAGTTAGAACTTGAAACTCCTGTAATTTTTAATCCAAAATTGTCCTTAAAGCTACAATAAATGTTGGTATCTATAAAGTTAGACCTTCAATAAACCTCAGAAAATATCTTCAACAATCAGGCCAGAAGAACTTAAGAGGTAATGTAATCAAAAGCAAGCTTGTCTACAGAAGACAGCTTTTACTTGTGGTAAAGGTAAATGAAACTGAAGATGAAGAATCCAGCCATCTGCAGACATCAATCATCGTAGCTACGTTAAAACGTCAAACAATTGCCGACGAGggcataaaattttgaaaataacagAGCCCAGATTAAGAGAGACAGAGGTAGAGAGTTTACCATGGAGAATGAAGCACCATAGTAGGGGAACGCCGTAACAATAAACCTCTCATATTCGTTGTGTCTGAAAGGTCGAACAGGAATCTGCAGTAAAATAGAAAATCTCATTCATGGCTgctattcttttttctttttgatggTTACATAGAAAGATGAACACTCCAGCAACTAAAATTTAAACAGCTCACACAGAGCATCTCTCAGCACACAGCGAATAACTCTCACTGGATATTTTAAGATGTTTTTTTGCAAGTTAAATTGACATCTTTGTCGACATATAACAGTAATCATTTTAGCTTGTCTTCTAACTTCTAAATCGCAAGTTTGTAAAACGCATAGGTGAATACTACCAAAATAGTAAGGAATAAACATACCTGCTTTGAAAGAGATAAGCTAGTATATCCTAGCCTCTGATATTCAATCTTAAACTGGAAAACTCCATAAACATCAGGTACCTTGAATGAAGTGTGATACTTCCCCTGCAGCAAATTCACGTATACAAGATATGAGTACACTTTCACTAGAGAGTTTAATGGACGTATGTATTGGTAAAACTACCTTCTGATCTGTTGACAATGTTTTCAAGACATACGGGCTCATCATGTAGAACTGTACTTGGACGTCATTTGCAACATGTGGTACCCAACTAGTACCAGACCACTCAAAGATTTCAACAGAAAATTCCTAGaagatattatcataatcatCAAACGATCTTGTAATATTCCAGAAGAAATAGTTCAGGTGGATTAGGAAAGTCAGTTATTTTATTGACCAGTAGACTTTAAAAGACAATGGCAGTCAAAAAGGTAACAGGGTTTAGCACGGGAAAAAGTAGAATTACCAGGTCATCGTTGATCCGATAAGTTTGAGGCTCTTCTGTTTCACCAACTTTGTTGTGCTTAATGTTGACAGACTATGGCAAGAATGAAAAAAAAGTTCCAAGTTGTTTGATTGTGGAAAAATGAATGCCAAAAAAATTGAAGGATGCTATTTCTACAGAATTCTGAAATAAATAACCTTAAGATGACCCCTTTCATGGAAGATCCATTTGCTAAGTTCAGTAACAAACTGTTCATTTCCAGATTTTACATACCTGTCCCCATACATCACATTTTCTGTTAGTTGAAAAGCAGAAACATAAACATCTTCTAACATAACGAACAACAGATGGAAAAAATTATAATCCTGCTTCATAGCAAAACTTGCAAATAACTACACCTTAACGGAAATTTGCAGGAAAACAATACAATTTCATAACCTAACAAAGACAAGAATGAGGCAGGAATTCTATTTGTGTCCTACGAATCAAATAACATTATGCAGTGATTATATGACTCCATGATTCTGATAAAATCACAATCATAAACTTACACAAGACTGTATAAATGCTTACTTCAGGCATAAAAACGTAACTTCGTAATATGACATGCGAAAGCAGGTCAAATGAATACATCGGCATCAATTTACATAAAGAAATCAACGGGTCCTGCATTTTTAGATGAAAATGCAAACAACGCGCAAGACAAATCAACAGTGCTATTGCACATAAATCCACTCACTTATTAGAGTTTCCAGCCTTTTGCACCCCTGATCTGAACAACCTGGTgcaacaaacaaacaaattctCATTGCAAAAAGGAGTCTACTTGAGCAATTCCAAGTACTATTTCTTATATTAATGACACagaatatatcataaaattaaacTTCACAGCAAAGCATACCTGTTGCTAAACATGTTTAATGAACCGGAGATCATAATCCGTGCATTATTTCTAGCCTGTAATGCATAATTTCACGTTATGCTAGATATATGCTGGAGATTTATGTATTATCTTATAAAATGTTGGAGGAAAAAATAGAACCTCATATTGAATGCAAATTTAAATCTATTCTAGCACAATTGTTCATGAGTATTTATCGaggtaaaaatatgaaaaatggatAACTAGCCTGCACAATTGAAACTAGAGAGATAGCAGTTCCGGTAAGCGATGGTGGGCTAGACAACTTCATGTTTGGATTCGCAGAGTATGCAGAAGCAGATGCGGAAAGAACCTTTAAAACCTACAAATTGGATCGGGAACAACAGAGGAGAAGGTTATCACGGAAAACCTATCATCAGTGAAAGTTCATTCTGTGGTTTGTTTCATGAACTTTAGAGGTGAAAAAACCCAAAGACAAACATAATAATAAACCACGTTACCAAGCTATTTTCTGGATTCAGTGAATGGCCAATACCTTTGAAAAGCACAGGCGCCTGTTTCGCAAATACCAAGAGTTAGAAAAACAAGCTCCTGATAATCATTGTGAAAGATAATATAAGTTTAAAGTTGACGCATAAATACACAAACCACAGGTGGCAGATACACAGTCAAGCAATGTACAATTATGAAATCAGCATATGCAATAGTACATGCACCAGTCATATGTCTCTCAATAACCATCTCTTCACCATTATACTCCACCAAAAATCAGACCGAATAAAATTTCATCAGAAATATCGTAATAGACACATAAACAGTCACAAATGAGTATGGAAGTTACAAAATCCAGAAACGCACGTCCGTGATACCAGAATATGTTCATCAAAAAACTATACCAGACATTCAATTATCAAAATCTGACCTCGATCTTTTTAGTTCCCAAAATAACATCAGACTGAATAAAATCATCAGCTGCAATTAACGTGTGGTCTCCCTCTGTGTCTGAGACAGCATAACTAGAATGATCTATGACCACGCTGGTGGGACCCTGTGCAATAGTGCAAACACATAAACAGCATAGATATATAAATACCAGGTTAACTAGCAGGTATATTATTGCATGACATCACAATACACAACTAGTTAGATAGCAAAAGACATCCAAACGGGAATTGAGTCTTCCCTGTCACTGCATCATAATTTTAGTAAACAAAAATGCTTCTTCCTTTCCAAGTGCTTTCCAATTGATTATCTCAAAGTAATGATAAAAAAACCGAGGTTTCTAGCCAGGCCCAACCTTTGTGGGTCAGCGGGTGATTCTATTCTCTGATCTTTTTTGGAACAAAGACACCagtattaaaaggtaataagaAGGTTGATTTAAGAATTATCTTTCTTCTGTTGGAACTAACAGTGTTATCATTTCGAGTAcataaaattaatacttttttttcATTAGCATATGGACTGGCATAAACTGCGTATATTGCAATGCAAAAATTGCTATCTTTACTTGACAATTGTATGTTCATGTACTAAAAAATGTCAATAATTAACGACATTGAAGAACCCTGGTAGCTGCAAAAAGGGTATGCGGGGTATGATAAGCACGGAATTAGGAGTCAAAATTCTAGGAAATCGGATCTTAATCAAATGAATTTCAATCCCATTAGCTTGCTTTCAAGTAACAATTCATGCACCAGCTTATTCTGCAACAGAAAATCCAAAACAAAGAAGGAACAGAATCACCCACCTCATCGAAATCGACCCCACATTCAGCAGCAATGTTCCGGATCAAATCGGAGGCATTTGAATCCGCAGCCAAAATCAAATCATGCCCCGAGTCGACAAAATCCAAAACCCCCTCCACATCCAACGACCCTCCAAACCCTACACAAATCCCTCAACAATTAAAAAACCCAAAAGATTAAaccaaaaaaagaaatgaaatgaaCCCGATCAAAATTTCCACTAATCCACCCATCATACAAACAAATCAAACTTACTGTCACTAGAGGGAGAGAAGATGATTAGGCCGTCGTACAAATACTGGCCATAGCGCTTGACCGCGATGGTGGGATCACCCGATAGCTTGAAATCAACGTCGTAGCCGCGTGATTGGAGGGATGAAAAGAACAGAGAGTGTGATGATTTAAGCGACAGATCTTCGAGCAATACCAGAATGCGGCGATCGGTGGGACGTTCTGGGGAGAATGCGTAGCAACGAAAAGGTAGAATTGAAAGTAGATTCAGAACGAGGAGGAAAATGGGGGAGGATTTTGACCCTGCCATTGTATGTGTTCTTGTGAGGGTTTAGGGCGAAGACTTGGGCTTGAATAGTTGAAGAAGGGGAGTGTGGCCGTGGGGGTTATTGAACGAATAAGGGTAAAATTTGGGAGTGCATTTTTATAGCTAGGGAAAATGTGGGTTGATTGAAAGATTTACAgacattatttttttagatCAAAATACTTTCATGGAtttccaaataaataaattatgctcAAGAAGGAATAATGTTAATGAACATTTTCAGGTAAGTATATATCTAGGTATAtctatcaatttattttttgtaataaataaccataaatttaaatatttaattttgacatTACTCATTTTCATATGTtagcataatatatcacataaatgtaataattattttgattgttgtataaatttaataattgtcttgaaagGATAGAgttaataaatttgtttttaaagGATACATTTAATAAGGAATAAACTACATTTTtagtaatttaaaattaattttttacgattttgataatttattatgaatttattttgttacatatatattttttaattttgattgtCGATGTTTTGTCGACATAATTTTTATGCCTCCAATTCTTGGAGGTAAATTTGCCTTTCTTATTGCTTATCTACTGATATATGATCAATTGCACTTTGTGTTATAGCCTGAAAAATTGAAGGATCTAAAAGATGATCTTTGAAGGTGATGATGTTTTGCAATTGTTTTGTTGAAAACTAGTAGGCAAGTTTTATCTTTTGCTCTAATGGCTTTGACCAAATACTTGTTCTTTAGCCATACTGCTGGCTCACTTGATTTACTTCGACATTCACAGAGATCCAATCGACCAATGTCCGAGACACCATTGCCTTCTTCCAGTATGAGCTTGCCTCCATCAATCCAACCGAGTCCGAATTCTTCAGCACTCCCCAGTCCAGCACCTTCTTATCATGCCAGCCCCACATCCTCGTCCTTTCCGAATCCATCACGCTGTGATGGAAACTCAACCTCATACAATCTCCCTATCATTAGAAAATTAGCATCCTTCACCTCCACCCTTCCTCCTCTCCGCATATCAAATCGTGCCCCCATTACTCCTCCACTTTCTTCTCCAAACAGAACTTCAATACCCAAGCCACATTGGAGATCCATTCCCAATGTTCCACTAAATTCTTTTGTCCACCCATTTTTCGCTTCTTCGGCCCCATCTAGTCCAAAACACCCTCGCCGATTCACACCGTTCCCGATTCCAGAAGGTGACAAATCTGAGTTTTCCACAGTAAATGCTGCTCGTTGGGTCAGTTTCCAGACAGTACCAGCCTCGGCTCCTCCCCTTTCACCAACTTATAACCTCGTGAAACCCCTGGCTCACCCAAATTTTCTCCAAGATACATTTGATGGCTGTGGTGAATATAGACGGAGAGCAGCCGCAAAGACGTCATGCGGCCCTGCGCTCGAGTTTGGTAAGGGTGCTGTTAACGCGTGGGAGGGTAAAAGAATACATGACGTTGGAATGGATGATTTGGAACTAACACTTGGGAGCAGAAAGGCTTGTGCGTATAGTCTCGAATTCGTTTGTGCTGATCAGCAAGATATGCCCATTTGTGCCGCATTGCCTCGAGGTGTCATACCTGCATTATCGTAGCCGACGATGATCAGATACAAACATGGCTCGTCTGACGAGTTAGGCAATGATTTCATTAGTTAGTAATATTACAACTATCTTTTGTATTAGGCTTGAGGCGAGTGCACAGGGAAATACACTGTTTTTCCCTTGTTTGTTGTTAAAAGAACCCGGTTTCCACAATTTGTGACATTTGCTACACAAGCTTGTATTATGGAAACTCTTGATTCTGAAAAAAAATGGTATTATTTGAACTCCATTTTatcttaataaaatttatacattAAGTGAATATCGACTTAAGTAACACGGAGTGTGAAATAAGATTGCTCTGGAATGAACTTGTTGACTTTATTCTAAAATTAAGTAGTTAGTTTTATATTGAATTATTGTAGTGTTGGTTGTATAAAATAAACTATTCACTCTCCACACGGGCCCttctttttatttgattttttctaaaaaaaaataaccaaaatcgaactgaaataattga comes from Primulina huaijiensis isolate GDHJ02 chromosome 5, ASM1229523v2, whole genome shotgun sequence and encodes:
- the LOC140977740 gene encoding BES1/BZR1 homolog protein 2-like, with product MALTKYLFFSHTAGSLDLLRHSQRSNRPMSETPLPSSSMSLPPSIQPSPNSSALPSPAPSYHASPTSSSFPNPSRCDGNSTSYNLPIIRKLASFTSTLPPLRISNRAPITPPLSSPNRTSIPKPHWRSIPNVPLNSFVHPFFASSAPSSPKHPRRFTPFPIPEGDKSEFSTVNAARWVSFQTVPASAPPLSPTYNLVKPLAHPNFLQDTFDGCGEYRRRAAAKTSCGPALEFGKGAVNAWEGKRIHDVGMDDLELTLGSRKACAYSLEFVCADQQDMPICAALPRGVIPALS